One window from the genome of Candidatus Chlorohelix allophototropha encodes:
- a CDS encoding GNAT family N-acetyltransferase yields MSTNFRIATLNNKSVAFYPLLGQFLANRKVINALDGYPPYDDDNREWFVALDEGNKVVGFSAVADMKSYVLLASNYVLPDYRHNGIFTHITHLEIEKYRHKQIRVVANQHSSKLYLAIGFIPYKPATKNYHYLYLQGLKKEEAE; encoded by the coding sequence ATGTCAACCAATTTTAGAATAGCCACTCTTAATAATAAATCCGTAGCTTTTTACCCATTGCTAGGACAGTTTCTAGCTAACCGCAAAGTTATAAATGCGTTGGATGGCTACCCGCCATACGATGATGATAACAGAGAATGGTTTGTAGCATTGGATGAAGGAAATAAGGTTGTCGGGTTTTCGGCTGTCGCTGATATGAAAAGCTATGTGTTACTAGCAAGTAATTACGTCTTACCTGACTATAGACACAATGGAATATTTACCCATATCACTCACCTTGAAATTGAAAAATATCGACACAAGCAAATTAGAGTTGTGGCAAACCAACACTCATCCAAACTGTATCTAGCAATCGGGTTCATCCCTTATAAACCAGCCACTAAAAACTATCATTATCTTTACCTTCAAGGATTAAAGAAAGAGGAAGCTGAATGA
- a CDS encoding phosphoadenosine phosphosulfate reductase family protein has protein sequence MPRLKTGENVWDAAIGRMVELYEQGHRIVVSFSGGKDSGVALEICIIAASITNRLPVEVIMRDEEIMFPGTFEYAERIAKRPEVSFHWIYACQPILNVFNREEPFWWVFDPLLDPEQWVRQPPARAYKIPDMSISRMTIPERFPPAPGKKLYAVIGLRVAESRARMYGLFSSGGHITKENEYGVANVRPIYDWSDGDIWKALSDNKWDYNSAYDVMYRLGVPRKNLRIAPPTMNASGVEHLAMAERAFPKWFEKVCKRLPGTRTAAHYGKRVVQPYRQVGETWEQCFKRTCIDTAPQWIKDRAIYASTRIVSTHSVHSTYPLPEVTPCYMCQGNAGSWKKLAEGCYNGDPFHQKVWLLPEVEPEFFRPGTGKWGGKPTW, from the coding sequence ATGCCACGACTAAAAACAGGTGAGAACGTCTGGGACGCTGCTATCGGTAGAATGGTCGAGCTATACGAGCAAGGACACAGGATAGTCGTATCCTTTTCAGGTGGGAAGGATAGCGGGGTCGCACTTGAGATTTGTATCATTGCCGCAAGTATAACCAACCGATTACCCGTTGAAGTCATTATGCGTGACGAGGAAATAATGTTTCCCGGCACGTTCGAATATGCCGAGCGGATTGCAAAACGCCCCGAAGTTTCCTTCCATTGGATTTATGCTTGCCAGCCTATCCTAAATGTATTCAACCGGGAAGAACCTTTCTGGTGGGTCTTTGACCCGCTCCTCGACCCTGAACAATGGGTTCGCCAGCCACCGGCTAGGGCATACAAAATACCCGATATGTCCATATCCCGAATGACCATCCCAGAACGCTTTCCACCTGCGCCCGGTAAAAAGCTCTATGCCGTAATCGGATTAAGGGTAGCAGAGAGCAGGGCTAGGATGTACGGCTTGTTTTCCAGTGGTGGTCATATCACCAAAGAAAACGAATACGGCGTTGCCAATGTGCGCCCGATTTACGACTGGTCGGATGGGGATATTTGGAAAGCCCTATCTGACAATAAGTGGGATTACAACAGTGCCTATGACGTGATGTATCGGCTTGGTGTGCCGAGAAAAAACCTACGCATTGCCCCACCGACTATGAATGCTTCTGGTGTCGAACACCTTGCAATGGCTGAAAGAGCGTTTCCCAAATGGTTTGAAAAGGTGTGCAAGCGATTACCCGGAACACGCACTGCCGCTCACTACGGTAAAAGAGTGGTGCAGCCCTACCGTCAAGTAGGCGAAACGTGGGAGCAGTGCTTCAAACGCACCTGTATTGATACCGCTCCACAATGGATTAAAGACCGCGCTATTTACGCTTCCACCCGGATTGTATCAACCCATTCTGTTCACAGTACCTACCCATTGCCAGAGGTCACACCTTGCTATATGTGTCAAGGCAATGCTGGCAGTTGGAAGAAGTTAGCGGAAGGCTGTTACAACGGAGACCCCTTCCATCAAAAGGTGTGGCTGCTACCCGAAGTAGAGCCAGAGTTCTTTAGACCCGGCACTGGTAAGTGGGGAGGTAAGCCAACGTGGTAA